The following proteins are co-located in the Poecile atricapillus isolate bPoeAtr1 chromosome 2, bPoeAtr1.hap1, whole genome shotgun sequence genome:
- the LOC131576096 gene encoding meiosis-specific coiled-coil domain-containing protein MEIOC-like: protein MENSYYCAVNSRKPTMDTQFFSPLLGAVPSPPTPPEPSRLCSDWPGCAEDFASQTAFQECPKKRTQINLNYSGNGPDMFGLVSSILEEPNKPEQATDWNSLSRLFPPLWAPDLGSNGEFPGLPAQHCVQNKDFPGLLGTSCHQEPLQEPPDVEMLHRGLGDLQLLESWLSPRAHPSNAPTNAYPENSSWQNSTTAPQEGFSFPSGSWNQHLCTYDHGRLNGAYEKCGSSFSPFSPQNRMKESPSVQKELWKNERARGKALKNYAQGQIKYSPDLSNQPGDNSWDKVSQDSQLFSKRCENFTAAHKLQSPVHPSLHFFNQPTKENNFSGGTGRKPQESHVQNGHRGFTLGDAFNNNNNECKVNMGPKESSHVAGYDLPVKNAVQNGSYSSYQGCAWLDGKSLAAASEIPCGKQMATSPQSSSGVSTMSGGSPTHQPFTQPSYYPQLLPALPPRKDGRLQTSNGIPSHLGVPHFVSESQKQVRSVGRSQEDAGMSKEGRRRKFPVRFSPDWFVQQKAAGGDPAEKYHRFPKRQSQESGNKDDRRGRTNWIPHLGSAAPNRQPFDAFPKKHEQNGGSLSDFINPSLLPSFPFMSDFKQNPSFPPFNHQLLSSGNNFNFPPPPFPFSDLVDLFHCDDFNPLSPFISDIFSGEIPAPCFAFPTPFNKYRAPRSRSGPANELHVRLEECYEQWRALEKERKKTEADLARHFPGQHISSSSTFPMSRLPANPSRVDRLIVDQSRERARVLVLIGRMERLCGAPVHRNISRTLELHLEAIQVTQARRKDEIGNAANPQSHGVSRYNNEKDVLALAAALRALAGATRRARTALWCALQGTLPKSPPARPQNQQLLLQGTLQELCPSSTSTQEKSSVEHKSRGSEKAEEAAKILE, encoded by the exons ATGGAGAATTCCTATTACTGTGCA GTAAACAGCAGGAAGCCAACCATGGACACTCAGTTTTTCTCCCCGTTACTGGGAGCAGTCCCCAGTCCCCCCACGCCTCCGGAGCCCTCCCGGCTGTGCAGCGACTGGCCGGGATGTGCCGAGGATTTTGCATCCCAAACTGCCTTCCAGGAGTGCCCAAAGAAAAG gaCACAAATAAATCTTAATTACTCTGGCAATGGGCCTGATATGTTTGGGTTGGTGTCAAGCATTTTAGAGGAGCCAAACAAGCCAGAACAAGCTACAGATTG GAATTCTCTATCCAGATtgtttccccctctctgggcacCTGATCTGGGCAGCAATGGGGAGTTCCCAGGgctcccagctcagcactgTGTCCAAAACAAGGATTTCCCCGGCTTGCTGGGCACCAGCTGCCATCAGGAACCCCTGCAGGAGCCTCCTGATGTGGAGATGCTGCACAGAGGTCTGGGAGACCTTCAGCTCCTCGAGTCTTGGCTCTCTCCCCGTGCTCATCCCAGCAACGCCCCAACGAACGCTTACCCTGAGAATTCCTCTTGGCAGAACAGCACCACAGCTCCCCAGGAAGGGTTTTCCTTCCCAAGTGGGAGCTGGAACCAGCATCTGTGCACTTACGACCACGGGAGGTTAAATGGAGCCTATGAAAAATGTGGCTCCAGTTTTAGCCCTTTTTCTCCTCAGAACAGGATGAAGGAAAGCCCCAGCGTGCAGAAGGAGCTTTGGAAAAACGAAAGAGCAAGAGGAAAAGCTCTGAAAAATTATGCTCAAGGACAAATTAAGTATTCCCCTGATCTTTCCAATCAGCCTGGTGATAACTCTTGGGATAAAGTATCCCAGGACAGCCAGCTGTTCTCTAAAAGATGTGAAAACTTCACAGCTGCTCACAAACTGCAGTCACCTGTCCATCCATCACTTCATTTCTTCAATCAACCcactaaggaaaataatttttctggagGAACAGgcagaaaaccccaggaaagcCATGTGCAAAATGGCCATCGTGGCTTTACTTTGGGGGAtgcttttaataataataataatgagtGTAAAGTGAATATGGGCCCTAAGGAAAGTTCTCATGTAGCTGGATATGATTTACCTGTGAAAAATGCTGTGCAAAACGGGAGTTATTCCTCGTACCAGGGGTGTGCGTGGCTGGATGGGAAAAGCCTGGCAGCTGCATCTGAAATTCCATGTGGAAAACAAATGGCCACGAGCCCCCAGTCCTCATCAGGGGTTTCCACCATGTCAGGGGGCTCTCCCACCCACCAGCCTTTCACACAGCCCTCCTACtacccccagctccttcccgCCCTCCCTCCCAGGAAAGATGGGAGGTTACAAACATCCAATGGAATTCCCAGTCATTTGGGGGTTCCTCATTTCGTCTCAGAGAGCCAGAAGCAGGTGAGATCCGTTGGAAGATCGCAGGAGGATGCCGGGATGAGTAAAGAGGGGAGGCGCCGCAAATTCCCGGTTCGTTTTTCGCCCGACTGGTTCGTGCAGCAGAAAGCTGCAGGTGGAGACCCTGCTGAGAAATACCACAGGTTCCCAAAAAGGCAGAGCCAGGAAAGTGGCAATAAAGATGACAGAAGAGGTAGAACGAATTGGATCCCTCATTTGGGATCTGCAGCTCCAAACCGCCAGCCCTTTGACGCGTTTCCAAAAAAGCACGAGCAGAATGGTGGCAGCTTGTCAGATTTCATCAATCCTTCTCTGCTTCCTTCTTTCCCATTCATGTctgattttaaacaaaatccCAGCTTCCCTCCGTTTAATCACCAACTGCTCTCatcaggaaataattttaatttccctCCACCACCGTTTCCATTCTCGGACCTTGTTGATCTTTTTCACTGCGATGACTTTAACCCCTTGAGTCCCTTCATCAGTGACATCTTCTCTGGGGAAATCCCTGCCCCCTGCTTTGCCTTTCCAACCCCATTTAACAAGTACAGAGCTCCCAGGAGCCGCAGTGGCCCCGCTAACGAGCTCCACGTCCGACTGGAGGAGTGCTACGAGCAGTGGAGAGCTCtggagaaggagaggaagaag ACTGAGGCTGACCTTGCAAGACACTTCCCAGGGCAGCAcatctccagctccagcaccttCCCCATGTCCCGACTCCCTGCGAACCCATCCCGCGTGGATCGCCTGATCGTCGACCAGTCCCGCGAGCGAGCCAGG GTGCTGGTGCTGATAGGAAGAATGGAGAGGCTTTGTGGTGCTCCCGTGCACAGGAACATCTCCAGGACCTTGGAGCTTCACCTGGAAGCCATTCAGGTGACCCAGGCACGTCGGAAGGATGAGATTGGGAATGCTGCAAACCCCCAGAGTCATGGGGTGTCACGCTATAACAACGAGAAAG ATGTGCTGgccctggcagctgccctgCGAGCCCTGGCTGGTGCCACACGCAGGGCCCGCACCGCGCTCTGGTGCGCGCTTCAGGGGACTCTGCCAAAATCCCCTCCAGccagaccccaaaatcagcagctTCTCCTTCAAGGGACACTGCAAGAGCTTTGTCCTTCAAGCACAAGCACCCAGGAGAAGAGCAGCGTGGAGCACAAAAGCAGAGGAAGTGAAAAAGCTGAGGAAGCGGCGAAGATTTTGGAATAA